The Henningerozyma blattae CBS 6284 chromosome 6, complete genome genomic interval aactaTTAACGCCATTCCAGCTACAAATACTACTGCTTACGAACAAAGAGATCTATCCACTCAAGAACCACAGTACGAACAACAATACGAACAACAATACgaacaacaacagcaaccACAACAACAATCATACGAACAACAATATGAACAACAACAAGAACCACAACAGGAATCACAGcaagaagaaaaagttgtagttgataatgatgatgatgaaaccGAACTTCCAAATAACTCATATTCAGAAGATGAACCAGTAGCAAACTCCACCACTACTGGTGCTTCCAATTATGGTACTCCAATTACTCAAACCGAAAATGAAAGTGGTATTAACACCTCTTTATTAGCAGTGGTTGCTTTGATCGCTATCCTATTGGGTTGGTTGTATTATTAAGACAATGTTATTAGTAAACgttttcttttcttaatttcttttttacttttttaaacgaagaaaaacaaacaatttttttcttgaatttcaCTTTTcgatttcatttttctctttcatATTTGTTTTAGTACCTTATTACTCATAGCTTAAAACAATATACTGACTAAATAACTAcaataaatgaattaactTCGAAATACTTACTTCACTACGTGTTCAAtctttgatattatttctttttctatGTCCgttattgtatttttattgcaTATAcatctatatatatcaccataatatatatagatatataaatattactaCTATACCTgctattaattattatacttttgtgatatttaatacattttaaaatttaaaaaatattttaatttttagtCTGCATAAAttcatttcaaaaaaagaaaaaaacttAATAGGAATTTCATACACCATAACAACTAAAAAgtagaaattcaaaaatatacaaatatatctttataaCATACCTATCTGCAAATAAAAAGCATTTCAGATTTATTCATAatgtaacaattttaagctTTGCCACTCCCAGTAGCATACACGTGACTAACGTAGctcattaaaatttttataaaaaatgatttcGCCCAGGATCGAACTGGGGACGTTCTGCGTGTTAAGCAGATGCCATAACCAACTAGACCACGAAACcacaattttattaaaatttattttatagtGATCTGACTGGTATTTTACAGATGACTATACAGTATTTTACAGATGACTATAACCCtgattattcttataactATAACTTACTTATCTTATTCTGTGTAATTCTATATAGATGCCTCATGAGCATCGCTTTATATACAAGCGAGTTTACGCGTCGCAACATGTTGATGCGAACGTCTCTGATTTAGTTAGGGCTTGTAAGCTTCTAACCCTTGACACAGTGTACTGACAGTATCACTATGTTACAATTCTGTTGTAAATCAACTTAGGAGTACGAGACACTTAAATAgttgctggaatatgattatatcattttctattaaatggtaaaatacttttatcacgtggcttattgtttaaaatgtgttttttctttttatatcgaaaacttctatttaagaaatatattcattttagttatagtatttactatatatgtctaaataaagtaatcgtctttacatcttaaacactgtattacaatgtctaactctcttgaatcccagtacccttttctttttccttGATGTATCCCGTTATCTTTATGGGGTAACCTTGGTAATTTTTATCTACTGCAAAATTAAGGGTTTTCCGTTAATATCAGgtgaaataataagaaCTCCTTGCAATGGAAAATAGCTCGGATagaatgaaaatttaagcATCTATCCATATGGTATAACTTACTATATTGTGCAAGAATAATCATTACACCATATAGACTTTAAAAAGGATCAATAAAGGGTAAAAACacgaatattattatagaaataccgtattaattattgatgGGATACCACTTTCtgaaaaaacaaagaaataCTTTCAagtgaattttttttaagggGCATTACTCTCTAAATTACTCTTCTCAATATTCTCACTACACAAGTGTCTGGGTGGTCATCACCATTGGAATTTTCTTGTCATGCTTGTGAAAAGATAAGATCAAAAAAGgaactttatttattaattaaaatttcgGTTTAAACCTGAGGTGTAAATCTCGTAAGTTTTTGGCCGATTGTAATAGAATTTCTCTTATTAAAATGCCAAATACACGTTAATGCTGCTATTTTTATCTCTAGGCCATTTTCATAATAAAACTTTAGAGTGGATGACTCAGTTGATGTGTTATCTTAATTTCTTACTCAGTAAGCAATTTATTGCTTTTTATGGGgatttcttcaatatttacTATGAACACAAGTTGAGAATATCCAATTAATAACTTCTAGAAATGTTTGAATATCCTAAGATTCCCTGACTCATTGTTTCCAAAGTACACCACCTAACCAGGGTTCATTACTACTGTTATTTTTCtctaatttaatttgattCCACATTACTTCTTTCGTGATGctttaatttcttgtttacagtttttttcttcttttacaGACAAAATTTGAAACTACAGAGAGATAAAcctttattaaataatcaaaattttactatatcatttctttttcttgtGTATGAATGCATATCCTGACTCCCATTGCTCCGTGGAAAACCATCTTTGTTCCACCACttccaaattttatattgaGATAGTTGTACCTTCACGACACATATAAACATTCAACATAGATTTCTAATGAGTCAGTCTTGTTTACAATATTGATGATCTTTgaagtatttgaattatataaatactGTATTGAACCGAAATAAAATTCCATTCAGAATATTATTGGTTTCTTCTGGAAGGGAAAGTCCCCCCTTCTCTATTCATTTCATGTTAACAATCTCAAGCAAAATCgttaaacaaaaaatttaaaagcacaaacattattttcattttttaaaatattaaaagttaCAATAAAGGAAGATCATCGTATTATccttcaaaaaaaaaatagcatTAATCATTACAAGAAAACAATTCctctaataaaaaaataaacaatgaGTTACCCCTCATCTACAGAATATTacttttactttaattcaaatcatACTACCTCAAAAAAAGATTCTTTAATTAGCCAACAGAACAGAATCTTTAGATGTAATCATTATAGTGATGAATCAGATATGATTAATATGGTTACCACCAATGATGCTGATGGGTTTGGTAATATCGTTAACGTTGGAATCACTAATAGAGATATTATTACATCATTATCTGCTTTACAACAATTTAATTCGAAGAAGAGACCCATGGATTTCAACAACAATTCTACAACATTAATCTGCAATAATACGGATAGCATTTCAACCAACGATGACAATTGCAATTGTATTCCcaagagaagaaaaattgcaACATATTCAGGCtgaactttttttaaatgtgGCTCATACCTTTAGTAGTTACTGGATTaacaacaaaatatatCGCCTTTTTCCCACACTCCTTgcattaatttaattttcctACTATTAATAACATTCAACTATagatttatataattgCACTATGTTTTTCATTGCATTTATACCATTACATTTTTTACATTCCTttagataaatatatatactcaTACACACACATTCatacatatacatatatatatatatatatatttatatgtatgtatgtatgtacGTATTAAAGTCgcatttatttatttattttgtttgtttgttacACCTACCAAtgtgtatatataaaagaatatttatacatCCATTTTGTATTCAGCATCATCCAGATGCtcagatatatataaaacacTATctatacaaaatattaaacccgaattaatgaaataataataaataaattaaataaaaaaatataaacaacTCTTGCtgaataatttcatttttgcATATACGAGTTCCAATACTCAGCTATTCTTGCTTTACCAActtcatatttttcttttagaTTTGCTACTTCTTCTTGGTTGATATAATCGTTAATATCAACATAACCATTATTTACTATAGTCTCCTTAATTGAACTTAACCCATTGCTCAATTTACTCGAATAAACATCATAGTTTATATAAGAAGATTTTGCATTCATATTGTTAACATTGTCCTTTTCATCTCTACCAAAATACATATCTGATGAAATAGAACTTGCATTAATGAATTCAGTTTTTCTTTGATTAAACTCATCGTTATCAGCAGcattattacaattaaataattggTCTGAGGATATGCATTTTTGATCTCCATATCTTTCAACAAGTTTACCAGAATAATTATCATTTCTTGGTGTTGATTGATTGTTTTgttcttcaatattatttcgCGTCATACCAAAACCTAATTTTTGAATGTGTTTTTCAGAATTTGAATAGGTATTATTCTTTGAATTGTCTTTTGTAGTTTCTAAAGTATGAGTATATCCTTGTGATAATTCTGTGTCATGCTCATTAAATGAAGTTTCTTTATACTCCgtattattatatagaGATAACGATTCTAAAGTCTTGTGGgtatttaaatatgaattGGTTTTATTAATCTCGTCTTCTTTCGAAgcatcttcttcaaattgattaaataattcagttGCACTATctttatctaattttttagaaGTTAACTTTTTAGGCTTCCTTGTGGAAGAGAGAATCGAAtgctttttcaatttagcATCgcctttattattacttgaGATTGAAGATGAAGTAGTTCTTCTTGTAATTGATACAGGCTTTGTCATAGATTCATCAGACTTGTTATTTTTAGCTAAAACATTAGATAAAGAtggttctttttttatacttGGTTTCTGccaatttgaaaaaaaatcatccACAATTGGAGTTGTAGGTGTTGCATCCAGCATTGGTGTAGTTGGAGAAAGATTGCCTTCAGAATCGTTTAAAGATGTATTACTACCACCACTTTCAATAGTAGAAGTCGTAGTGTTTGCAGAAGTAGTAAGTGACGAACTTTCCAACACAATGGTATCAGGATATTCTTGCTTGTCCTGTAATGACAATTCATCTAGATACTTCTTCCATTTTAGAGCAACACTTGAAGTATATTTGGAACGAGGATCCATGTTTAAATATCTAGAGCCATTATTCTTGATGAAAAACTCGCGTACTTTATGATTAtcagaaaatttaaaccttcttaaattttcaatagtCCATTTATCTAAATTAGTTGATTGAACAAAGGTTATATGAACTCCTAAGTTTCTATGAATACCTGAACATTGAATACAAACTAATACACCGAATGGGACCGATGTCCATGTAGGATTTTTAGAACCACAATCAAAGCAGACTCTATTATCtggatttttatttacacTAGTAAATACATCCTTTGTCAATTGTTTTGACGCATAAGCTGAACTAGTACTAATATATTCTGACATAGAATGTGATGGCGATGTCTGATCTAAACGtcctttaaatttatagaaTTTAAAGCTTAAAGTTTAATCAAGAGTGGTAAGATAATTTCCTCAGTGCTTATATATAACCTGACTAATAAAAAccataatatttatttagaGAGTTGAACATCTTGGGTTTTGTGTAAAATGcaataatacaaattacTTCTCCAGAGAAGAGAATAAATAACAGCAATTAACAATCCCATTAAAAGTCAACACAATTATGACTTTGATAGAAGTagtaaaaacaaaaaaaaataatgataaaaacgTGTAAAAAGAAACCAAATAacgaaaataaaaattttccatATGCATTTTGTAGTAATAATTCTAGACTGAGTTTGCCATAAGGAACCTATTGGATCATAAAACTTCTCCGAAGTGGACACATCAACCGGTCCGACTCAATTAAAGTCAAGTTCAATTAACCTATTTTCTCAATTTTAGACTCAGCTTGTGACTATTTTGTCTCATGCAATTTTGGTTCTAGGCTACCATCAATTTTTCACTAACTCAAActgaaaaggaaaaaaggGACCGGATTCTGCCGACTCTGGGTTGCGACCCGCAAACCCTAGGGCTACGAAAGTAAAGGGTTTATAGATAGACCTTACTAcataatattcaatttgCTCAGATACTTGAACCATTTGGGTTCGACTAGTATACATGTAGCCTTAGCAAAAACAGATCCTCTCTCTGATTCGAGGCCTACTAGTAGTAGTTTTCTTGGCAGTGTCTCTAAAGTCCCATCAATTACCACTTTACGACCTTTCTTTTCGACTACTTCTGCCCGTAAGATAATTGTAGAATCAATGGGGATAtcctttaaaaaatctaattCCAGCTTTGCTGTAACTCCTCTTTTATTGGGAAGACTTGGGAATCCACAATAACAAAGAGCCTCATCCAACAACAATGCCAAAACACCTTTATGGACTTGGCCTTTTTCATTCCCAAGACTCTTACctaaatgataaaatacAACAATCTTACCTTCTACTGGGTCTGAAAATATCACTGGATCGATCTCTAACTTCCCAGGCCCAAACAATTGACCCTGGCCTACATGAAAAGGTCTATGAGTATCCGGTATTTGATTACTTTGGAAATCTTGTTCTACACTTGAATCATGTAAAAGACGTTGGTAGAATTTGGAGTgagatattttttgtagGATATCGTATCTTTgttgaaaaagattttCGGAATCCTTAGTAACTGCCAAAGAATCGTGTAACGTCATTGATCCAGCTTCATCAGGCCAAGCTTTCATGAAAGTTAAAATACCTAATGAAAACCCAGCTGTCGGCAATATAATACCtctattaattaatttaaatatactCATAGTGATTGCTAAAGAAATGGTGACCGACACTGCTTTAAACAAAGAATGCTAAATTTTCTTAGTTTTACATGATTTTTCTCTTATAAAAACGATTTACATCTAAATCTCGAATCTCTCGGCTCACACCAATCGGTGATAagaaaattgtaaaaacCGGAAACAACATTATAGCAATGCAATTAGGGTAGTAGTTAAAACTGAATGCTATAAAGagtattaatatataaactttatttaaactttAGTTAGATTCAATTGGTTATGTCTTAATATGATACTCAACaattaaatcttcaaaattttctgcattattaatttttagtCCATGCTCATTGGCAAGATGTAATAAACAGATGAAACAAAAACTAGTAGATAAATCATTTCTCAATTGAGGTGGATACATCTTACTGATTTCATATGTAATTTCtgtaaatttaataattattgtGTTGCCGTTTGAATGggtattattagttgtatttgaattatcattactTTCTTCCTCcatatcttttttatttgtctCCTTTAAAGATTTCTTATTTCGAACAATCTTATGTATTGATTTCCaaagattatttttcaattttctaaCATCCACTTTTTTCGAAACCCTAGAATATGCAACTTTATTGGATTCCAATTGTGAAGgttgaaatttttcatcagCAACTAGTTCAGTATCCTTATTTATCTGTGGTAAACTATTATCACTTTCATCCATCATTCCCAAACCACCACTTCCAATATCATCAACAAAAGCTTGATTGAAATCGATCCCATTATCATTTTCGTCAAATGGATTATGAGGATCTTTGGATATGATATCCGTtccattaataaatttctcTTTATCAAGAAGTGCTTgttctttatctttatattcttGCGCCCAAAATTGTTCATCTGCCATGGCAGGTACGTCATTCGGTATTTCGTTATTATGATCATCTTTACTGTTATATTCGTTTAAATCTGCAGAGGATAAATTATATCTTCCAATGTCTTCTATAAATCGTGAATCATTTTCAACAATCTCATTAGATggttgctgttgttgctgttgctgttcTAATTTCTTTGTAGTAAACACTTTAATCTTTTGTTTTGGTTTAATGAAAAGGTTTGTAATTCTATCAGTAGTAAAATGATGATCATCAGGTAATAAGAAACAAGATTTATTGATCCTTTGTTTTTGAGGtatttcaatttgtttTGGTTGTCTtgtaacaaatattttgtcttctaaattatcatcgatatcaaaaaaatcaatttcttcaaattgttttttcttgGTAGATCTAGCCGTAGATGCATTAGAGCCTGTAAGTTGATTTGTAGAACCATTTGCATCCTCTACTATTGCAttcaattttgaatttgaattcgaattgtttttcaaaatcgTTTGCTTAATATTAGTGACTTTCCAATGCTCTCTCCCACGCCAAGTCTTTTTCAAAGTTTCATCGAAATATGCCATTAGATCTTGTTCAAACACATTTGTCATACTTGTGATCACATCAGAAGGCTTAGAAACAATCGAAGTGTTTGCTATATTACTAATCCCAGTTTGATTTTGCTGTTCATCTATATCGTCTTGAGGATTATCCATTCCAATATCAACGTCATCATCAAcaccatcatcatcataatcGTTAAAGTTTTTTTCATCTACATCATGGAAATCATTTGGATCTGGGATGGCATCATTCAATTCCTTTTCACTTAAGAAATTATCATAATTTTCATGAGGTGAAGTAGCATGTGTATCAACTggttttgtattattataattaatgttattgataaaatttttcactcTAGAAGTATCATTGATTGTATCTCTCAAGTTTTGGATGGAGGAAGAGATTTCACAAGTATTGATCatattaaaattcaaataatccaTACCCAATTGTAAGATTTCATCTTGTATGAAGTTCTCTGTAGTATCACCTATACTTTCATCCAAAATGAAACTTTTACTCgttatatttgaatgagAAGTATCATTTATGACACTTGAATGTGAGTCTATTTGGTCAGATTTATTCATAATCTTACTCAACTCTGCTTCTTCCAATTCTTGTTCCTTCTTTATAGTTAGATCCTTTGGAGTTGTCGAGGTCAAATCTGTCATGGAAGCATCAAAAATGATTCTTGcgtatttattaatattcaatgtatttaataaaagacTCTTTGACCCACCTTCATCAAAATTAACCAGGGCCCGTTTGAACAATGGATCGATATTCAACTCtttatctaattctttcaaCTTGATCTGGTTAAACTCTACTAATGTGGTCTCCAACATACGATTATGAGTTCTTCTCTTTGTGTTAACTATTTCATTCTCTGTGGCAATAATTAAACCTGTAGTTGGATCAATTCgtatattatcatcatcgtcatcatcatcatcatcattattattactattattattgcgATTATCATCACCTCCACCATTTCTAGCGCCCCTTGTTGTATTATCGGTTGAATTAGATGTACCATTCGAATTACCATTCTTAGTTGCTgcattttccttttctttatttctttGTGCTAAACCACTAAGCAATTTCCCAGTCTCATTACTCACTGAATCTACTCTTGATGAATAAATCTTGACACAACCATCCAAAGTTGCCGAGGCCTTTTgaaaattgatattattttctgaatcctttaatagatttaaaTCATAAAAGTAATCGATCAACGCGAAATTCCAAGAGTTTCTCGAATTGATCTTATTATCGGTGGACATCCTCAACCATTCATCAAAATTCGCTTGCACAGTAGCCATGTTGGTATCTGTGAGTATGTCTATATCATTATCTCCACCATCTTGTGAGAACTGTAGTCGTTGCATTCCGCTATAGCTCTTTGCATCCTATATAAGAATATATCAATTCTCTTGATATATACTCTTGATATATACTCTTGATATATACATTCTCAATCAAGATCTTCTGTTTATGTTTTCGTGATCTACAAGATCCAATAACCCTTGGTAACCCTATTTCGAACAACCCTAACCCTGATTCGCGtgctttaataaatctgcAAGATCGAAAAACCCGGTGCCACCAAAAGACATCTTGCGGAGGCACCAAGACCGGTGAACATTAGCTAAGGGCAGCGGCTTCTGGAGTGGCGTTGGATCTGTTGGGTGGTTACAAGAATGCTCAACAGATGCAAATCAGGGTGAACttgtttaaattaaaacagAACCAAGActttattatatcattattagattaAACTAGaggatattaaaatatagtACAATATAAGAGAGGCttcgaaaaaaataaaacaaaacaagacagaattaaacaaaaaaaaaagaagcaGTCTCTCATCAACTATAAAACTCACCATCACAAAAATCTTTCAGTAATGAGCTTGGCTAATAACAGGATAATGTCTACACTGACAAGAAACAGTGCTCTTCGATTGTGCTCTGGCTCACTGTATAGGATCAACTACAGGCGGACACAGTTAAGGTTGTACTCAGACTTGAAAAACTCCAACACAACGAATCCATATACACTCAAAAGTGTAGATATTACTAATGCTAATGATACTTCAACCAGCATTCCAAGAAAGGAGGCTGATCCTATAATACAGGACAATATCAATACAAATGCTTCTGCCAATACCAATCTAAAcgcaaatgcaaatgcaaatgtaAATCCATCTCCATCAGTAGAACCAGTAATGATGAGTCAGCAAAATAGTAAACCATTCGATTTTATTAAGAAGTGGAGTTCTATGCTATCTAGAAACAACTCCAATAACCAAACGGCTAATGATCCTCATAACTTGTTGGCTAGACTAGAACAAGAAGCAAATAGGGATCTCACGGACGCACAATCACAAGCTAACTTCTATAAATTGCTATTAAACTCAAATTACCCACAATATGTTATATCAAGGTTTGAAACCCCAGGAATAGCTTCTTCACCTCTATgtattgaatattatacAAAGGCATTGGAAAATGTCGGTAGAAAAGAAGATGCTCAAAATATTAGACAGAATGTGGCTAACCCAGCTAATCCATTTATTAATGCTTCTGATTCATCAACTGCTACCtcagcagcagcagcagcagcagtagcagcagcagcaacTCCTGGTGCTTCACCTGCTTCTGCAAGTGCAAGTGCATTCCAATCAAATGCTTATAGTCAATTATATGGTTCCAGAAAAGAACCTCTACATGTTATTGTGACAGAATCTACTTTCACTGTGGTTTCTAGATGGATTAAATGGTTAATCGTATTGGGTTTGTTGACTTACGGT includes:
- the MRX3 gene encoding Mrx3p (similar to Saccharomyces cerevisiae YBL095W; ancestral locus Anc_7.427), with the translated sequence MSIFKLINRGIILPTAGFSLGILTFMKAWPDEAGSMTLHDSLAVTKDSENLFQQRYDILQKISHSKFYQRLLHDSSVEQDFQSNQIPDTHRPFHVGQGQLFGPGKLEIDPVIFSDPVEGKIVVFYHLGKSLGNEKGQVHKGVLALLLDEALCYCGFPSLPNKRGVTAKLELDFLKDIPIDSTIILRAEVVEKKGRKVVIDGTLETLPRKLLLVGLESERGSVFAKATCILVEPKWFKYLSKLNIM
- the TBLA0F01440 gene encoding uncharacterized protein (similar to Saccharomyces cerevisiae GLO3 (YER122C); ancestral locus Anc_7.426): MSEYISTSSAYASKQLTKDVFTSVNKNPDNRVCFDCGSKNPTWTSVPFGVLVCIQCSGIHRNLGVHITFVQSTNLDKWTIENLRRFKFSDNHKVREFFIKNNGSRYLNMDPRSKYTSSVALKWKKYLDELSLQDKQEYPDTIVLESSSLTTSANTTTSTIESGGSNTSLNDSEGNLSPTTPMLDATPTTPIVDDFFSNWQKPSIKKEPSLSNVLAKNNKSDESMTKPVSITRRTTSSSISSNNKGDAKLKKHSILSSTRKPKKLTSKKLDKDSATELFNQFEEDASKEDEINKTNSYLNTHKTLESLSLYNNTEYKETSFNEHDTELSQGYTHTLETTKDNSKNNTYSNSEKHIQKLGFGMTRNNIEEQNNQSTPRNDNYSGKLVERYGDQKCISSDQLFNCNNAADNDEFNQRKTEFINASSISSDMYFGRDEKDNVNNMNAKSSYINYDVYSSKLSNGLSSIKETIVNNGYVDINDYINQEEVANLKEKYEVGKARIAEYWNSYMQK
- the BRN1 gene encoding condensin subunit BRN1 (similar to Saccharomyces cerevisiae BRN1 (YBL097W); ancestral locus Anc_7.428) codes for the protein MQRLQFSQDGGDNDIDILTDTNMATVQANFDEWLRMSTDNKINSRNSWNFALIDYFYDLNLLKDSENNINFQKASATLDGCVKIYSSRVDSVSNETGKLLSGLAQRNKEKENAATKNGNSNGTSNSTDNTTRGARNGGGDDNRNNNSNNNDDDDDDDDDNIRIDPTTGLIIATENEIVNTKRRTHNRMLETTLVEFNQIKLKELDKELNIDPLFKRALVNFDEGGSKSLLLNTLNINKYARIIFDASMTDLTSTTPKDLTIKKEQELEEAELSKIMNKSDQIDSHSSVINDTSHSNITSKSFILDESIGDTTENFIQDEILQLGMDYLNFNMINTCEISSSIQNLRDTINDTSRVKNFINNINYNNTKPVDTHATSPHENYDNFLSEKELNDAIPDPNDFHDVDEKNFNDYDDDGVDDDVDIGMDNPQDDIDEQQNQTGISNIANTSIVSKPSDVITSMTNVFEQDLMAYFDETLKKTWRGREHWKVTNIKQTILKNNSNSNSKLNAIVEDANGSTNQLTGSNASTARSTKKKQFEEIDFFDIDDNLEDKIFVTRQPKQIEIPQKQRINKSCFLLPDDHHFTTDRITNLFIKPKQKIKVFTTKKLEQQQQQQQPSNEIVENDSRFIEDIGRYNLSSADLNEYNSKDDHNNEIPNDVPAMADEQFWAQEYKDKEQALLDKEKFINGTDIISKDPHNPFDENDNGIDFNQAFVDDIGSGGLGMMDESDNSLPQINKDTELVADEKFQPSQLESNKVAYSRVSKKVDVRKLKNNLWKSIHKIVRNKKSLKETNKKDMEEESNDNSNTTNNTHSNGNTIIIKFTEITYEISKMYPPQLRNDLSTSFCFICLLHLANEHGLKINNAENFEDLIVEYHIKT